In one Natronosalvus amylolyticus genomic region, the following are encoded:
- a CDS encoding MBL fold metallo-hydrolase, with translation MTVRFDSVLIDWLGYATVRLEGETGAVVYMDPGRYGVLDDYDERDGDLVLVTHGDHYDPDGIRRVAHEDAIVVVHEAVDADEIDRVDEQPEELPYEVERVREDQSFVLGPLDLFTTPAYNEPDGPYTDDDGVPYHPKGEGCGFGVTIDGVCAFWPGDSDVLPAHEELAIDCLLPPIGGAFTMDRHDAADLADTIRPGLVLPIHYNTFAALETDEDAFVVDVAHRGVPVVLETPTQ, from the coding sequence ATGACCGTCCGCTTCGATTCGGTGTTGATCGACTGGCTTGGCTACGCGACCGTTCGCCTCGAGGGAGAAACCGGCGCTGTCGTCTACATGGACCCGGGACGGTACGGCGTCCTCGACGACTACGACGAACGAGACGGCGACCTCGTGCTCGTCACTCATGGCGACCACTACGACCCCGACGGTATCAGGCGGGTCGCTCACGAAGACGCAATCGTCGTCGTGCACGAGGCCGTCGATGCCGACGAAATCGACCGCGTCGACGAACAACCCGAGGAACTCCCATACGAGGTCGAACGCGTCCGGGAAGACCAGTCGTTCGTCCTCGGGCCACTCGACCTGTTCACCACGCCGGCGTACAACGAACCGGACGGTCCCTACACTGACGACGACGGCGTCCCGTACCACCCGAAAGGCGAGGGCTGTGGCTTCGGCGTGACCATCGACGGCGTCTGTGCGTTCTGGCCAGGAGATAGCGACGTCCTCCCCGCCCACGAGGAACTGGCTATCGACTGTCTGCTCCCGCCGATCGGTGGCGCTTTCACGATGGACCGCCACGATGCCGCCGACCTCGCCGACACGATTCGGCCAGGACTGGTGCTCCCGATTCATTACAACACGTTCGCCGCCCTCGAGACGGACGAAGACGCGTTCGTCGTCGACGTCGCCCATCGAGGCGTCCCTGTGGTACTCGAGACACCGACACAGTGA
- a CDS encoding D-2-hydroxyacid dehydrogenase: MTGNRAGASGESSSNPDVLVLRRGTHGMPVGAYAEKLRSHLPETTVNVADTPTAERELIRETPIVTGMTFDESLLEHAANLRLFACAYAGTGHLPLETLADRSVAVTNASGVHGPNIAEHVIGSMLAFTRRFHVGERRQRRREWRHYQTHELQGSTVTVVGLGAIGQAVCERLEPFGVERLGIRHSPEKGGPVDEVFGYDDADVYEALSRTEYLVLACPLTEQTRGLIDRDAFDTLPPSTVLVNVARGPVVDTDALVGAIRRNGIRGAALDVTDPEPLPESHPLWTFENVRITPHNSGYTPRYYDRLADIVARNVTTIRETGSYRDLENQVLP, translated from the coding sequence ATGACAGGAAACCGTGCGGGCGCGTCGGGAGAATCGAGTTCGAACCCGGACGTACTCGTGTTGCGTCGCGGCACCCACGGGATGCCGGTTGGAGCGTACGCGGAGAAACTTCGTAGCCACTTACCGGAAACGACAGTGAACGTGGCAGACACGCCGACAGCAGAGCGAGAACTCATTCGCGAGACGCCAATCGTGACTGGCATGACGTTCGACGAATCGCTCCTCGAGCACGCCGCGAACCTCCGACTCTTTGCCTGTGCGTACGCCGGGACGGGCCACCTGCCCCTCGAGACGCTGGCCGACCGGTCGGTAGCAGTCACCAACGCATCGGGCGTCCACGGTCCAAACATCGCCGAGCACGTCATCGGCTCGATGCTCGCGTTTACCCGTCGGTTTCACGTCGGGGAACGCCGACAGCGACGGCGGGAGTGGCGTCACTACCAGACCCACGAGTTACAGGGGTCGACGGTCACAGTGGTCGGACTCGGGGCCATCGGTCAGGCCGTCTGTGAACGCCTCGAGCCGTTCGGCGTCGAACGCCTGGGCATCCGCCACTCTCCCGAAAAAGGCGGTCCCGTTGACGAAGTGTTCGGGTACGACGACGCGGACGTCTACGAGGCACTTTCGCGGACCGAGTATCTCGTCCTCGCCTGTCCGCTCACCGAACAAACGCGCGGACTCATCGACCGGGATGCGTTCGACACCCTCCCACCGTCGACCGTCCTGGTCAACGTCGCTCGAGGCCCCGTCGTCGACACGGACGCCCTCGTGGGAGCGATTCGTCGCAACGGCATCCGTGGGGCTGCCCTCGACGTAACCGATCCGGAGCCGTTGCCCGAATCGCATCCTCTCTGGACGTTCGAAAACGTTCGTATCACGCCACACAACTCGGGGTACACGCCGCGCTATTACGACCGACTGGCCGATATCGTCGCCAGGAACGTGACCACGATTCGAGAGACCGGCTCCTACCGGGACCTCGAGAATCAGGTCCTTCCCTGA
- a CDS encoding enoyl-CoA hydratase/isomerase family protein, with amino-acid sequence MSAPKHIRTEWDDDVARVVMERTDRHNAMDERMANALAERVSDLAADESVRCLVLTGTGSVFNTGADLSTFEGDETDADRLEAIAEPLHDTVSTIVDAPVPVVAGVNGVVAGGGMGLALASDIVLASSDARFEYAYPKIGLSGDGGATWLLPRLVGRRTAQRIAFLDEPIGADEAVDIGIATEVVDDEAFDNRLEGIATSLASGPTKAYGEIKRLFRASSTNSLNEHLDLEQERITSLADTGDYAAGLAAFLEKEPPTFEGE; translated from the coding sequence ATGAGCGCACCAAAGCACATTCGGACGGAATGGGACGATGATGTGGCACGGGTCGTCATGGAGCGGACTGACCGACACAACGCGATGGACGAACGGATGGCAAACGCCCTCGCAGAGCGAGTCAGCGACCTCGCAGCCGACGAATCTGTGCGCTGTCTCGTTCTGACCGGGACCGGTAGCGTGTTCAACACGGGCGCTGACCTGTCCACGTTCGAGGGCGACGAGACCGACGCGGACCGTCTCGAGGCGATTGCCGAACCCCTCCACGATACCGTGTCCACGATCGTCGATGCGCCCGTTCCGGTGGTGGCCGGCGTCAACGGCGTCGTCGCAGGGGGAGGGATGGGGCTGGCACTGGCCAGCGATATCGTTCTCGCCTCGAGCGATGCGCGATTCGAGTACGCGTATCCAAAAATCGGTCTCTCGGGCGACGGCGGGGCGACCTGGCTGTTGCCCAGGCTGGTTGGTCGTCGGACGGCACAGCGAATCGCGTTCCTCGACGAGCCGATCGGTGCCGACGAGGCGGTCGATATCGGAATCGCTACCGAAGTCGTGGACGACGAAGCCTTCGATAATCGGCTCGAGGGGATCGCGACCTCTCTGGCGAGCGGGCCGACGAAAGCCTACGGCGAAATCAAACGACTCTTCCGTGCTTCTTCGACCAACAGCCTGAACGAACACCTGGACCTCGAACAGGAACGAATCACGTCACTGGCCGATACGGGCGATTATGCGGCAGGATTAGCGGCCTTTCTCGAGAAGGAGCCACCAACCTTCGAAGGCGAGTGA
- a CDS encoding helix-turn-helix domain-containing protein, whose translation MHEATFRLVGDSPFDEITAEYSASVSLWCNDHSDLLVIECPRGTVEDVLERVDRFVGVSDSIVEGTKLVVATETCVKTHGMSVADTDLEGYDCLLLPPIRYRDGARLIRVIALDPSKLTEYYRALLESFSVTVESKRELAVTDIDRSLSGVGQSTPSLSPRQREVVRCAVEGGYYEVPRGVSMETVADRVGIDRRTADEHRRQAERKLLGSFTL comes from the coding sequence ATGCACGAAGCCACGTTTCGCCTCGTCGGCGACAGTCCGTTCGACGAGATTACGGCCGAGTATAGTGCCTCGGTGTCGCTGTGGTGTAACGACCACAGCGACCTGCTCGTCATCGAGTGTCCGCGGGGAACCGTCGAAGACGTTCTCGAGCGAGTCGATAGGTTCGTCGGCGTGTCGGATTCGATCGTCGAGGGGACGAAACTCGTCGTGGCGACAGAAACCTGTGTCAAAACGCACGGCATGTCCGTCGCTGACACCGACCTCGAGGGCTACGATTGCCTGTTGTTACCCCCGATTCGGTATCGGGACGGAGCACGATTGATTCGCGTCATCGCCCTCGACCCATCGAAGCTTACCGAGTACTACCGCGCGTTGCTCGAATCGTTTTCCGTGACTGTGGAGTCGAAACGTGAACTCGCCGTCACCGACATCGACCGGTCGCTGTCGGGGGTGGGTCAATCGACTCCGTCGCTGTCACCACGTCAGCGAGAGGTGGTTCGGTGTGCCGTCGAGGGCGGTTACTACGAGGTCCCCCGCGGGGTTTCGATGGAAACCGTCGCAGACCGAGTCGGTATCGACCGGCGGACCGCGGACGAGCATCGACGGCAAGCCGAACGGAAACTGCTGGGGTCGTTCACACTGTAA
- the hutU gene encoding urocanate hydratase, with the protein MSDQSARATDTIGEPSEQWIEYQGANTGSNLECRGWRQEAALRMLNNNLDPEVAEDPESLVVYGGTGRAARSWDAYDGICSQLRDLGDEETLLVQSGKPVGRFETHERAPRVLIANSNLVGRWDDWEHFHELESRGLIMYGQMTAGSWAYIGTQGIIQGTYETLAELSRQHFPDNRGLEGKIVVTAGLGGMGGAQPLAVTMNHGVCIAADVDERRIERRLETEYCQERAPDLETAIERARAAAESGEAYSVAVHMNAADMLEAMDERGFVPDVITDQTSAHDELEGYYPSGYTVEEAEALRERDPEAYVEASLETMERHVDGILAMQKAGAIAFEYGNNIRGQVADHRDHERAFDFPGFVPAYIRPLFCAGKGPFRWVALSGDPADIHRTDDAVRELFPEKDHLRRWIDLAQEQVAFQGLPSRVCWLGFSRDEDGLTERARFALRINDLVADGEISAPIVVTRDHLDAGSVASPNRETEAMRDGSDAVADWPILNALLNTAAGADIVSVHNGGGVGIGNSLHTNNHVVLDGTDLAAEKARRVFTTDPGMGVIRHADAGYDEALEEARNSDVTIPMGGDSR; encoded by the coding sequence ATGTCCGATCAATCCGCTCGAGCGACCGACACAATCGGCGAACCGAGCGAGCAGTGGATCGAGTACCAAGGTGCGAACACGGGATCGAATCTCGAGTGTCGGGGCTGGCGACAGGAGGCGGCACTCCGAATGTTAAACAACAACCTCGACCCCGAGGTTGCCGAGGACCCGGAATCGCTCGTCGTCTACGGGGGGACCGGTCGCGCGGCGCGCTCGTGGGACGCCTACGATGGTATTTGTTCGCAACTACGAGATCTCGGCGACGAAGAAACCCTGCTGGTCCAGAGCGGGAAACCGGTTGGCCGATTCGAGACACACGAGCGCGCACCGCGTGTGCTCATCGCCAACTCGAACCTGGTTGGGCGCTGGGACGACTGGGAGCACTTCCACGAACTCGAGTCGAGGGGGCTAATTATGTACGGGCAGATGACCGCCGGTTCCTGGGCGTACATCGGAACCCAGGGCATCATCCAGGGAACCTACGAGACGCTGGCCGAACTCTCGCGCCAGCACTTCCCCGACAATCGCGGCCTCGAGGGAAAGATTGTCGTCACCGCCGGACTGGGTGGGATGGGCGGGGCACAACCACTGGCCGTCACGATGAATCACGGCGTCTGTATCGCTGCCGACGTCGACGAGCGACGGATCGAGCGTCGCCTCGAGACCGAGTACTGTCAGGAGCGCGCCCCGGACCTCGAGACGGCAATCGAGCGGGCAAGGGCGGCCGCCGAGTCTGGCGAGGCATACAGCGTCGCCGTCCACATGAACGCCGCCGATATGCTCGAGGCGATGGACGAACGAGGGTTCGTCCCGGACGTTATCACCGATCAGACCAGCGCACACGACGAGCTCGAGGGGTACTACCCGTCGGGGTACACCGTCGAGGAAGCCGAAGCGCTTCGAGAACGCGACCCCGAGGCGTACGTCGAAGCGAGCCTCGAGACGATGGAACGACACGTCGACGGTATTCTAGCGATGCAGAAGGCGGGAGCCATCGCGTTCGAATACGGAAACAACATTCGTGGCCAGGTGGCCGACCATCGCGACCACGAGCGAGCCTTCGATTTCCCGGGGTTCGTTCCGGCCTACATCAGGCCGTTGTTCTGTGCGGGCAAGGGGCCGTTCCGCTGGGTTGCCCTCTCTGGCGACCCCGCCGACATTCATCGAACCGACGACGCGGTTCGTGAACTGTTTCCCGAAAAAGACCACCTTCGCCGCTGGATCGACCTCGCACAGGAGCAAGTCGCCTTCCAGGGGCTTCCTTCTCGCGTCTGTTGGCTCGGCTTCAGTCGCGACGAGGACGGACTGACCGAACGAGCGCGTTTTGCCCTCCGAATCAACGACCTGGTTGCCGACGGCGAGATTTCAGCCCCCATCGTCGTCACGCGCGACCACCTCGACGCCGGGTCTGTCGCGAGTCCGAACCGGGAAACGGAAGCTATGCGCGACGGGTCGGATGCGGTCGCCGACTGGCCGATTCTCAACGCCCTGCTCAACACGGCCGCAGGAGCCGACATCGTCAGCGTCCACAACGGCGGTGGCGTCGGCATCGGCAACTCGCTGCACACGAACAACCACGTCGTGCTCGACGGGACGGACCTCGCCGCCGAGAAGGCCCGGCGCGTCTTTACGACCGATCCCGGCATGGGCGTGATTCGCCACGCCGACGCCGGCTACGACGAGGCCCTCGAGGAAGCACGAAACTCCGACGTCACGATTCCGATGGGAGGTGACTCCCGGTGA
- the hutG gene encoding formimidoylglutamase, with amino-acid sequence MTAFGRPPAWESLSSDPNDTTFGDVIEATSLEATTEDADCPVGEAIAAYDAVLVGEPYDGAVIGRQGASEGPQAIRAALAGVKTHHFDRGPVENSWSIADIGDIEIQEGGVATVQSALERAITPLYEHGVRPVFLGGDNSLTVPNVGAAIEALPGSVGVISLDAHLDCREPTDGPSSGTPYYQLHERGLDAFTVVGARHFETSSAYAGFVDEQGGTIVTADAVGRDFDAAVTKALDAVSDVDHVFCSLDMDVLDATAAPGVSAPTPGGLTTRELYALLGRLGAEDRLVGFEVVECAPPLEDGSMTSDAAARAIAHLLSGWSR; translated from the coding sequence GTGACTGCGTTCGGACGGCCTCCGGCGTGGGAGTCCCTCTCGAGCGATCCGAACGACACCACCTTCGGCGATGTGATCGAAGCGACGTCCCTCGAGGCCACGACCGAGGACGCGGATTGCCCCGTCGGCGAGGCTATAGCTGCGTACGATGCCGTCCTCGTCGGCGAGCCTTACGATGGAGCCGTTATCGGCAGACAGGGTGCCAGCGAAGGGCCGCAAGCGATACGCGCGGCCCTGGCGGGCGTGAAAACCCATCACTTCGACCGTGGGCCGGTCGAGAACAGTTGGTCAATCGCCGATATCGGCGACATCGAAATACAGGAAGGGGGCGTTGCGACGGTACAATCTGCACTCGAGCGGGCGATTACGCCCCTGTACGAACACGGCGTTCGACCGGTCTTTTTGGGCGGGGATAATTCGCTCACGGTCCCCAACGTGGGCGCTGCCATCGAGGCCCTCCCCGGCAGCGTTGGGGTAATCAGCCTCGATGCTCACCTCGATTGTCGCGAACCCACCGACGGCCCCTCGAGCGGGACACCGTATTATCAGCTTCACGAACGCGGACTGGACGCCTTCACCGTCGTCGGTGCGAGGCACTTCGAGACCTCGAGCGCGTACGCGGGTTTCGTCGATGAACAGGGTGGAACTATCGTCACTGCCGACGCCGTTGGACGCGATTTCGACGCGGCCGTCACAAAAGCGCTCGATGCGGTCTCCGACGTCGACCACGTCTTTTGCAGCCTGGATATGGACGTCCTCGATGCGACGGCCGCTCCGGGCGTGAGCGCACCGACACCTGGCGGACTCACGACGCGAGAACTGTACGCGCTGCTCGGCCGACTCGGGGCCGAAGACAGACTCGTCGGCTTCGAGGTTGTCGAGTGTGCACCGCCGCTCGAGGACGGATCGATGACGAGCGACGCGGCTGCTCGAGCGATCGCCCACCTGCTTTCGGGGTGGTCACGATGA